The sequence below is a genomic window from Granulicatella elegans.
CGTTTATCTGAAGATATTTCCACATTAAATAATGGAATTCCTGTTCTTCAACAAGGAACACAACAATTACAACATCGTATTATTCCTCAAGTAAAAGAAATCTCTGAGGAAATTTTAGAAGATGTACAAAATTTCAAACATATGAGCCAACCTCGTATCAAAAGAATTCAAGCACATCTATCAACGCTTCGCCAACATATTCAAGAAGCAACAAAGGAGAAACTATGATTCGATTATTTGCCAGTGATATGGATGGGACGATTTTACAAGATCATTCTACTATTCATCCGGACAATATCAAAATGGTGCAGTATTTACAAAAAAAGAATATTCCCTTTGTCATTTGCTCAGGAAGAGATTTCTACCAAGCTTCTCTTTGCTTAGAACCTGCAAATATTCAATGCCCCGTTATTGGATTAAATGGTGCAGTTATTTATCAAGAAGATGGGACGATTATAAAAGAAGTGACACTTTCTCATGAAGATACACGTAATCTTGTTCAAAAAATTGAAAAACATCATAACAATTGGGATATAATGACTTCAAAAGGATGCTTCTCCTTACATTTTGCAGAAAAATTTACAAAAAGAGTGGCTACTTTTAAAGAAAATCATCCAAATCTTACTCCGGAACAATTTGAAGCTGAACTTGATAAATTAAAAAAACTTTTTGATGCAACAGATGTTTCTAACGTTGAGGAAGTGTTAGAAGACCCCTCCATTAAAATTTATAAAGTCTTAACTTCCAATTACGAAGCTGAAGATTCATTAATGGAAATTAAATCTTATGTTGAACAAGAACTTCCTAATCTAGTTGTTACTTCATCTTTTAAAACGAATATTGAAATCACTCATAAAGATGCTCAAAAAGGAATTGCTCTTCAATACTACGCAAACACTTTAGGGATTTCTATGAACGAAGTTTTTGCGATTGGCGATAATTCCAATGATGTTTCTATGTTAAAACTTGCTGGATATAGTGTCGCTATGGGAAATGCTAATCAAGAAGCATTAAACACCGCAAAATTCCAAACAGATGATAACAAGCATGGTGGCGTTGCTAAAGCCATTCAAAAATGTTTAGATGAACAGCTGTAAGCCATTACCTCCTTTTTGGGGGTAATTTTTTTATGAATACTCCTTTTTAATAGTAAGAGGAGGTGATTTTATGGAAGCAGATTTTCTTCAACCACTCATTGCTTTAATTAGCAATATGGGATTTCCAATTGCGATGAGTATTTATCTACTCCATCGAATGGAACAAAAACTTGATACAATGATTAATCTTTTAAGTGAACTCAATCATCATTTAAAGAAAGATTGACTCAATAACAGTTCTCATGTCAGAAAATATAACATAACATGAGAACTGTTTTTTGTTTTTTATATTGAAATCTAGTAAAATAACCTCACATTAATTTTTAACAACTTGGAGGTCTTTATGAAAATACATACGAACATTCAGAAAAAGAGCTTCTGGATTAGCTTATTAGGAATCTTATTTTTCCTTCTTTCTACTCCAATTGAAGCTGCAACAAAAAAATATACTATTGCGACAGACACAACTTTTGCCCCATTTGAATTTCAAGATACTTCTGGAAATTATGTTGGAATTGATATGGATTTAATCAAAGCGATTGCAAAAGAGAAAAATTTTGAAATCGAAATTAAAGCTCTAGGATTTAACGCTGCTGTTCAAGCTTTAGAAGCTGGACAAGTAGATGCGGTTATCGCAGGAATGAGTATGACAGATGAAAGAAAACAAAAATTCGACTTCACAGATTCATACTTTGATAGTGGTATCGGAATGGCAGCAAGTACTTCAAGTAATATTAGTACATACGAAGAACTTCGCGGTAAAAACGTTGCGGTAAAAATCGGTACACAAGGAGCAAGTTTCGCTTCTTCTATCCAAGAAAAATATGGATTTACTATTTCAACATTTGAAGATTCTGCTAACATGTATCAAGATGTAGTCAGTGGAAATAGTGTGGCTGCCTTTGAAGATTATCCAGTATTAGGATATGCCATTCGCAGTAATCACTTACCAATGACACTAACTTCTTATAAAGAACAAGTCACTCAATATGGTGTTGCCGTATTAAAAAATCAAAATACTGAATTTATTGAAGCCTTTAACCATGGATTAGCAACTTTAAAAGCAAATGGTGAATATGATAAAATTTTAAACAACTACATTGGAACAGATGATGCTACTACAACTACTGCTGAAGATACAAGCTTGTTTGGATTATTAAAAACAAATGCTCCAACTCTTTTAAGTGGATTATGGAATACCATTTGGATTACCTTTGTTTCACTAGCAATTGCAACAGTTATCGGTGTTCTTTTAGGATTAATGAGAACTAGTCGTATTTCTATTTTAGAAGCAATCGCAACTCTTTACATTGACTTTATGCGTGGTATTCCACTAATTGTTTTAACATTCTTTATTTATTTTGGAATTCCTCAAGCCTTTAATATTCGTTTAGATGCAACAGTTGCAGCAATTTCAACTTTAGGATTAAATGCTGCGGCATATATTGCAGAAATAGTTCGTGGCGGTATTAATGCAATCGATAAAGGGCAAAGTGAAGCTGCGATGAGTTTAGGATTACCTTATTACAAATCAATGCAAAAAATTATTTTACCGCAAGCAATTCGTTTAATGGTTCCATCATTTATGAACCAATTTGTCATTACTTTGAAAGATACTTCAATTTTATCCATCATAGGACTTGTAGAATTAACACAAACTGGTAAAATCATTATTGCAAGAAACTTACAATCAAGTTCAATGTGGTTTATTGTTGGAATGATGTACTTAATCGTCATTACACTACTAACAAAAATTTCAGCACGTTTAGAAAGGAAAGCATAAGATGGCAATGATCGAAGTAAAAGGCCTTAAAAAAAATTACGGTGAATTAGAAGTCTTAAAATCGATTGATTTAGAAATCGAAGAAGGACAAGTTGTTTGTATTATCGGCCCTTCTGGGTCAGGTAAATCAACATTTTTACGTTGCTTAAATCGTCTCGAAAAAACAACAGCAGGAAAAGTTATTGTTGACGGATATGATTTAACGGATAAAAATACAGATTTAAACTTTGTACGTCAAGAAATTGGAATGGTATTCCAACACTTTAATTTATTTCCTCATTTGACGATTAAAGAGAATATTACATTAGCTCCTGTTGAATTAGGACGTGAAACAAAAGAAGACGCTGACAAACACGCCTTAAAATTATTAGGAATGGTTGGACTGGAAGATAAAGCAGATGTTTATCCAAAAACATTATCTGGTGGTCAAAAACAACGTGTAGCTATTGCTCGTGCTTTAGCGATGAAGCCGAAAATGTTATTATTCGATGAACCAACTTCTGCTCTTGACCCTGAAATGGTTGGAGATGTATTAGAAGTAATGCAACAATTAGCAAAAGATGGGATGACAATGGTTGTTGTAACTCACGAAATGGGATTTGCCCGTGAAGTCAGTGACCGTGTAATTTTCATGGATGGCGGTTATGTCGTAGAAGATGGTACACCAGAACAAATCTTCAAAAACCCACAACACAGTCGTACACAAGATTTTTTAAATAAAGTGTTACATTAATCGTTAAAGAAATCATTATTGAGATTCAAAGAGAAATAAAAAAGACTTTCCCTATTAGCATGAGATTGGCATTTACAAGCTATATCTGTCCTCTTGCTACCATAGAAAAGTCATTATTATTTTACGGACTCTCATAAAATCATATCCAAATGAGAAAGACTTTTCTCCATAGCAGGAGTAATATCAGCCTTTTTGGCTGATATTACTGGAAAAATTGAGACCTTAGGCTCAATTTTTAGCCAAGAGACAGCAAAGCTGGCTACTGGCGTCCAATGCTATTTCAGAAAAGTCTTTCGAATGTCTTTTACAATAATTCAATACGCTTTATAAAGTCTTTGTTACTCTTCGTTTCTCTTAATTGCTTCACGATTTGCTCGCTTGTTTCTAGCCCATCACCCTTCATCGTGTTACGAACCTTCCACACCGCTTCTAAAACATGAGAATCCAGTAAAATTTCCTCTTTACGTGTACCCGAACGTTTCACATCAATCGCTGGAAACACCCTTCTTTCTGCCAATTCACGAGATAAATGCACTTCCGCATTCCCAGTTCCTTTAAATTCCTCATAAATGACATCATCCATACGGCTTCCTGTTTCAATTAAAGCTGTCGCTAAAATCGTTAAACTTCCACCATCTTCAATATTTCTAGCAGAACCAAAAAATCTCTTAGGACGATAAAAAGCAGCTGGATCAATCCCACCACTTAATGTACGTCCAGAAGGTGGAATCGTTAAATTATAGGCACGTGCTAAACGTGTAATACTATCTAATAAAACGATGACATCTCTACCATCTTCTACTAAACGCAATGCACGCTCTAAAACTAATTCACTCACTTTAATATGGTGTTCTGGTGTTTGATCAAAAGTTGAAAATACAACTTCAGCATCCACGGTACGCTCAATATCCGTCACTTCTTCAGGTCGTTCATCAATTAGCAAAATAATTAATTCTGCTTCAGGATAGTTCGTTGTAATCCCATTCGCAATTTCTTTTAATAAACTTGTTTTACCAGCTTTCGGTGGAGCTACAATTAAACCACGCTGTCCAAATCCTATAGGACAAATTAAATCCAACATTCTTGAAGCAATTCTACCAGTAGTTGTTTCTAATTTGATTTGTTCTTCAGGATACAATGGTGTTAAGCCTGGAAAATGATCCCGTTCTTTTGCTTCTTCAGGGTCTTTTCCATTTACCGCTCCAACTTGCATCAATCCGTTAAATTTTTCTCCTGTACGTGGAGGGCGAGCAGGTCCTGCCACTAAATCCCCATTTCTTAAGGCAAATCTACGAATTTGAGAAGAAGAAATATAAATATCTTCCTGGCTAGTAGAATAATTAATCGGACGTAAGAAACCAAATCCTTCCGCATTATTAATATCTAATACTCCTTCTACCTGGAAGAATCCCGTTGCTTCTTCTTGAGCTCTCATAATCGCTAGAGCTAATTCTTTTTTATTCATTTGCCCATAATAAGGGATTTTGTAATGTTTGGCAAAAGCGTACATTTCTTTCAAAGTCTTTTGTTTCAAGACGGGTAAAGTTACTGTTTCAATTGTTTCTGACATCTTAATCCTCTTCAATCATTTGGATATCGGCTCCTAATTGTTGTAAATTTTCAACAATATGAGAATACCCTCTTAAAATATGTTCAATATTACAAATTTTTGTTGTTCCTTTAGCCATTAAACCAGCAATTACTAACGCTGCACCTGCACGTAAATCACTAGCAGAAACTTCACATCCCGTTAAAGGAGTTGGACCATTAATTGAAATCACATCGTTTTCAACTCGACCTTTAGCTCCCATACGATTTAATTCAGGAATATGATTCACACGTTTCGGGTAAATCGTATCGATAATTTTGGCTTCTCCTGTTGCTTTCATTAATAATGGTGTAATCGGTTGTTGTAAATCTGTTGCAAAACCTGGATAAGGTAAAGTTTTAATGCTAACTGCTTTTAATTCCTTAGATGGGAAAACATAAATATCTTCCTCTCCAATCGTCATTTTAACGCCCATTTCTTCCATTTTTGCTAAAAATCCTTCAATATGTTCGAAGATTACATTTTTTACAGTAACTCCTTCACCTACTGCTGCTGCAATCGATAAATAAGTTCCTGCTTCAATTCTATCTGGAATAATCGTATGACGGCATCCGTGTAATACTTCAACACCTTCAATACGAATAACACTCGTACCTGCGCCTTTAATATTAGCCCCCATTTTATTTAATAGATTCACGACATCAATAATTTCGGGCTCTCTTGCAGCATTTTCAATAATCGTTTTACCTTTTGCACGAACAGCTGCTAATAAAATATTAATCGTTGCTCCTACAGATACAACGTCCATATAAATACGAGTTCCTGTTAAT
It includes:
- a CDS encoding YtxH domain-containing protein, whose product is MKKFVKGLLFGSIVGGSIALLTTKQNGKKNREQLYENIVRLSEDISTLNNGIPVLQQGTQQLQHRIIPQVKEISEEILEDVQNFKHMSQPRIKRIQAHLSTLRQHIQEATKEKL
- a CDS encoding Cof-type HAD-IIB family hydrolase, which translates into the protein MIRLFASDMDGTILQDHSTIHPDNIKMVQYLQKKNIPFVICSGRDFYQASLCLEPANIQCPVIGLNGAVIYQEDGTIIKEVTLSHEDTRNLVQKIEKHHNNWDIMTSKGCFSLHFAEKFTKRVATFKENHPNLTPEQFEAELDKLKKLFDATDVSNVEEVLEDPSIKIYKVLTSNYEAEDSLMEIKSYVEQELPNLVVTSSFKTNIEITHKDAQKGIALQYYANTLGISMNEVFAIGDNSNDVSMLKLAGYSVAMGNANQEALNTAKFQTDDNKHGGVAKAIQKCLDEQL
- a CDS encoding YvrJ family protein — protein: MEADFLQPLIALISNMGFPIAMSIYLLHRMEQKLDTMINLLSELNHHLKKD
- a CDS encoding ABC transporter substrate-binding protein/permease; protein product: MKIHTNIQKKSFWISLLGILFFLLSTPIEAATKKYTIATDTTFAPFEFQDTSGNYVGIDMDLIKAIAKEKNFEIEIKALGFNAAVQALEAGQVDAVIAGMSMTDERKQKFDFTDSYFDSGIGMAASTSSNISTYEELRGKNVAVKIGTQGASFASSIQEKYGFTISTFEDSANMYQDVVSGNSVAAFEDYPVLGYAIRSNHLPMTLTSYKEQVTQYGVAVLKNQNTEFIEAFNHGLATLKANGEYDKILNNYIGTDDATTTTAEDTSLFGLLKTNAPTLLSGLWNTIWITFVSLAIATVIGVLLGLMRTSRISILEAIATLYIDFMRGIPLIVLTFFIYFGIPQAFNIRLDATVAAISTLGLNAAAYIAEIVRGGINAIDKGQSEAAMSLGLPYYKSMQKIILPQAIRLMVPSFMNQFVITLKDTSILSIIGLVELTQTGKIIIARNLQSSSMWFIVGMMYLIVITLLTKISARLERKA
- a CDS encoding amino acid ABC transporter ATP-binding protein; the encoded protein is MAMIEVKGLKKNYGELEVLKSIDLEIEEGQVVCIIGPSGSGKSTFLRCLNRLEKTTAGKVIVDGYDLTDKNTDLNFVRQEIGMVFQHFNLFPHLTIKENITLAPVELGRETKEDADKHALKLLGMVGLEDKADVYPKTLSGGQKQRVAIARALAMKPKMLLFDEPTSALDPEMVGDVLEVMQQLAKDGMTMVVVTHEMGFAREVSDRVIFMDGGYVVEDGTPEQIFKNPQHSRTQDFLNKVLH
- the rho gene encoding transcription termination factor Rho, encoding MSETIETVTLPVLKQKTLKEMYAFAKHYKIPYYGQMNKKELALAIMRAQEEATGFFQVEGVLDINNAEGFGFLRPINYSTSQEDIYISSSQIRRFALRNGDLVAGPARPPRTGEKFNGLMQVGAVNGKDPEEAKERDHFPGLTPLYPEEQIKLETTTGRIASRMLDLICPIGFGQRGLIVAPPKAGKTSLLKEIANGITTNYPEAELIILLIDERPEEVTDIERTVDAEVVFSTFDQTPEHHIKVSELVLERALRLVEDGRDVIVLLDSITRLARAYNLTIPPSGRTLSGGIDPAAFYRPKRFFGSARNIEDGGSLTILATALIETGSRMDDVIYEEFKGTGNAEVHLSRELAERRVFPAIDVKRSGTRKEEILLDSHVLEAVWKVRNTMKGDGLETSEQIVKQLRETKSNKDFIKRIELL
- a CDS encoding UDP-N-acetylglucosamine 1-carboxyvinyltransferase; its protein translation is MKKLVINGGKPLTGEVTVSGAKNSTVALIPAAILGSEPVVLEGVPDIQDVAALIEILRDFNVHTTFEEGVLTIDPTNMLSIPMPSGKIQSMRASYYFMGATLAKFGEGVVGLPGGCFLGPRPIDQHIKGFKALGADVRNEMGAIYLSTNGQGLTGTRIYMDVVSVGATINILLAAVRAKGKTIIENAAREPEIIDVVNLLNKMGANIKGAGTSVIRIEGVEVLHGCRHTIIPDRIEAGTYLSIAAAVGEGVTVKNVIFEHIEGFLAKMEEMGVKMTIGEEDIYVFPSKELKAVSIKTLPYPGFATDLQQPITPLLMKATGEAKIIDTIYPKRVNHIPELNRMGAKGRVENDVISINGPTPLTGCEVSASDLRAGAALVIAGLMAKGTTKICNIEHILRGYSHIVENLQQLGADIQMIEED